Proteins found in one bacterium genomic segment:
- the pssA gene encoding CDP-diacylglycerol--serine O-phosphatidyltransferase, producing MRIRKSTYILPSAFTSGNLLCGFYAVISTMRGELMLSCWLIVMAALLDFMDGKVALFSNTSSRFGVELDSLADLVSFGVAPGIIMYQFFLRSHGEWSWMVAFLFVLCGALRLARFNVETKGPDKTCFKGLPIPMAASALISFVPFSRTWFFQTHLASLPYNRFLVFMILLLAGLMVSTVEYPSMPHFKLDTYSGRLGLAFFALTGAVILYFWQLVLFPAVFLYVSFGVARAIVAGAVPRSPEKRP from the coding sequence ATGCGGATAAGAAAGTCCACCTACATCCTGCCCAGCGCTTTCACCTCGGGCAACCTTCTGTGCGGGTTTTACGCCGTGATCAGCACCATGCGCGGCGAGCTGATGCTCTCGTGCTGGCTGATCGTGATGGCGGCGCTGCTGGATTTCATGGACGGCAAGGTGGCCCTGTTTTCGAACACCTCCAGCCGTTTCGGGGTGGAGCTCGACTCCCTGGCCGACCTGGTCAGTTTCGGCGTGGCGCCTGGGATAATCATGTACCAGTTTTTCCTGCGCAGCCACGGTGAGTGGTCGTGGATGGTGGCGTTCCTTTTCGTGCTCTGCGGCGCCCTGCGCCTGGCGCGTTTCAACGTGGAGACCAAGGGGCCGGACAAGACCTGTTTCAAGGGCCTGCCCATCCCGATGGCCGCCTCGGCCCTGATCAGTTTCGTCCCGTTCAGCCGGACCTGGTTTTTCCAGACCCACCTGGCCAGCCTGCCCTACAACCGTTTCCTGGTGTTCATGATCCTTCTGCTGGCCGGCCTGATGGTCAGCACCGTGGAATACCCGAGCATGCCGCATTTCAAGCTCGACACCTATTCCGGCCGCCTGGGACTGGCGTTTTTTGCTCTCACCGGGGCGGTGATTCTGTATTTCTGGCAACTGGTGCTGTTCCCGGCGGTGTTCCTCTATGTCAGTTTCGGGGTGGCCCGGGCCATCGTGGCCGGTGCGGTCCCGCGCTCACCGGAGAAACGTCCCTGA
- a CDS encoding energy-coupling factor transporter transmembrane protein EcfT: protein MTVGGSIQLGRYTPGRSPAHCLDTRIKVLLTGLFSVAIWKVSTPAGLALMAVLVLGWAALARSAARHMLAPLRGMSVLGLFVLGYYLWSGVSFGGAGLAGELLQALWRSALLLGKIALVLAAAAWLYLYTPPLRVVDALSALLAPLERLHVPVRQFAFSVGLVLRFFPEAAGRLGQFHRVLVLRERNGAGQGGFLSRAMSAPRRVVDVMVLYMHYSLHSSRLVAQGLLTRGYNPFRPVHPPAAARPAPWEWAVLTLSCTAICGGWLWL from the coding sequence TTGACGGTCGGCGGCAGCATTCAGTTAGGGCGCTACACACCGGGACGCAGCCCGGCGCATTGCCTGGACACCCGGATCAAGGTGCTGTTGACCGGCCTGTTCTCGGTGGCGATCTGGAAAGTATCCACCCCGGCCGGGCTGGCCCTTATGGCGGTCCTGGTGCTGGGCTGGGCGGCCCTGGCCCGCTCCGCAGCCCGTCACATGCTGGCCCCGCTTCGCGGGATGAGCGTGCTGGGTCTGTTCGTGCTGGGCTATTATCTGTGGTCCGGAGTCTCGTTCGGGGGGGCCGGCCTGGCGGGTGAGCTGCTCCAGGCCCTCTGGCGCAGCGCGCTGCTGCTGGGCAAGATCGCCCTGGTGCTGGCCGCGGCGGCCTGGCTCTATCTCTACACACCGCCGCTGCGGGTGGTGGATGCCCTGAGCGCGCTGCTGGCCCCGCTCGAACGTCTGCACGTGCCGGTGCGCCAATTCGCGTTCAGCGTAGGGCTGGTCCTGCGTTTTTTCCCCGAGGCCGCCGGACGCCTGGGCCAGTTCCACCGGGTGCTCGTGCTGCGCGAAAGAAACGGCGCCGGACAAGGCGGGTTCCTGTCCCGCGCAATGTCCGCCCCGCGCCGGGTGGTGGATGTGATGGTCCTCTACATGCATTATTCCCTTCACAGCTCGCGCCTGGTGGCCCAGGGACTGCTGACCCGCGGCTACAACCCGTTCCGCCCGGTCCACCCACCCGCCGCGGCACGGCCCGCGCCCTGGGAGTGGGCCGTGCTGACACTCTCCTGCACCGCGATCTGCGGCGGCTGGCTCTGGCTCTGA
- a CDS encoding phosphatidylserine decarboxylase family protein — protein sequence MNIARAGVPIILGLLLLHLALLVTAWLSFRWQWGGVVQYTFLVLALTAGLVAAFSLYFFRDPQRQAPPGEALVLSPADGRVLAVETIEETDYIKGPALKVSIFMSVFSVHVNRYPVSGSVQYRAYRPGKFLNASFDKASLDNEAMSLGLCTADGTRILVRQIAGLVARRIVCPVAEGDSAVRGERYGMIRFGSRLEVFLPTTARVAVSPGQSVTAGESVLAELPCG from the coding sequence ATGAATATCGCCCGGGCAGGCGTACCGATAATCCTTGGCCTTCTGTTGCTGCACCTGGCGCTGCTGGTCACGGCCTGGCTGAGTTTCCGCTGGCAGTGGGGCGGCGTGGTGCAATACACCTTTTTGGTCCTGGCGCTGACCGCCGGCCTTGTCGCGGCGTTCAGCCTCTATTTTTTCCGCGACCCGCAGCGCCAGGCCCCGCCGGGTGAGGCGCTGGTGCTGAGCCCGGCGGATGGCCGCGTGCTGGCCGTGGAGACAATCGAGGAGACGGACTATATTAAAGGCCCGGCGCTCAAGGTCAGTATTTTCATGAGCGTTTTCTCGGTGCACGTGAACCGCTACCCGGTGAGCGGCAGCGTGCAGTACCGCGCCTACCGCCCGGGCAAGTTCCTCAACGCCTCTTTCGACAAGGCAAGCCTGGACAACGAGGCCATGAGCCTGGGGCTGTGCACAGCGGATGGGACCAGGATTCTCGTGCGCCAGATTGCCGGCCTTGTCGCGCGGCGGATTGTCTGCCCGGTGGCGGAGGGTGACAGCGCAGTGCGGGGCGAACGCTACGGGATGATCCGTTTCGGCTCGCGTCTTGAGGTCTTCCTTCCCACCACGGCCCGGGTGGCAGTCAGCCCCGGCCAGTCTGTCACTGCCGGCGAGAGTGTGCTGGCGGAGTTGCCATGCGGATAA
- the truA gene encoding tRNA pseudouridine(38-40) synthase TruA, which produces MLDNTSDEQPIIRRIRCRVSYDGSGYAGWQFQPGAATVQGALETALLEVTGETVRVTGAGRTDAGVHSVGQVAHWDSRSVLEPAVLERALNARLPEDIRVRQLGETVADFHARFSATARQYRYRITERQHPESVLERNRAWLLPLGRLDFESLDACAAILPGEHDFSAFQRGGSDTAHNRCRIDMARWERDAHGRVFHVQADRFLRSMVRMLVGAMVAVSEGKASHEEFTAALDEKSHWMRAVPAPACGLTLVRVDYPSEFNFDDNWEDS; this is translated from the coding sequence ATGCTTGATAACACCTCCGATGAGCAGCCCATCATCCGTCGTATTCGCTGCCGGGTGTCCTATGACGGATCCGGGTACGCGGGCTGGCAATTCCAGCCCGGGGCGGCCACCGTGCAGGGGGCGCTTGAAACCGCCCTGCTGGAGGTTACCGGTGAGACGGTGCGGGTGACGGGGGCCGGGCGGACCGACGCCGGTGTGCACTCGGTGGGACAGGTGGCGCATTGGGACTCGCGGAGCGTCCTTGAGCCCGCTGTGCTGGAGCGCGCGCTCAACGCCCGCCTGCCCGAGGATATCCGGGTGCGGCAACTGGGTGAGACTGTGGCTGATTTTCACGCCCGGTTCAGCGCAACGGCCCGTCAGTACCGCTACCGGATAACCGAAAGGCAGCACCCGGAAAGCGTGCTGGAGCGGAACCGGGCCTGGCTGCTGCCCCTGGGCCGTCTTGATTTTGAATCCCTGGACGCCTGTGCGGCGATCTTACCCGGCGAGCACGATTTCAGCGCGTTCCAGCGCGGGGGCAGTGACACGGCCCACAACCGCTGCCGGATAGATATGGCTCGCTGGGAGCGTGACGCGCACGGGCGGGTCTTTCACGTGCAGGCCGACCGTTTCCTGCGCTCGATGGTGCGGATGCTGGTGGGGGCGATGGTGGCCGTGTCCGAGGGGAAAGCCTCACACGAGGAGTTCACCGCGGCCCTGGATGAAAAGTCGCACTGGATGAGGGCCGTGCCTGCTCCAGCCTGCGGCCTGACCCTGGTGCGGGTGGATTACCCGTCCGAGTTCAATTTCGACGACAATTGGGAGGACAGTTGA
- the purB gene encoding adenylosuccinate lyase: MIPRYTLPEIEKIWSDEQRFTYWLEIEILACEAQSQMGKIPASAVENIRTRARFDVARVLEIEEEVKHDVIAFLTNVAEYVGEDSRFIHQGMTSSDLLDTTLALQMREAGRLILDQLENKVLPAVKRRALEHKDTLMMGRSHGIHAEPITFGLKMALWYDELVRGVERLRRAVDNASVGKISGAVGTYAHMEPQVEEYVCARLGLKPANISTQIIQRDLHAEYMAALAVLAGSIDKFALEIRHLQRTEVLEAEEYFSKGQKGSSAMPHKRNPIVSERLCGMARIIRGNCLAAFENQALWHERDISHSSVERVILPDSTMTVYYMLVKFGQLVDKLLVYPENMLKNLNRLHGLIFSQRVLLALTEKGFSRESGYRTVQRCAMQVWEKDVDFLETLLADPEVAAAFSRQELESLFDMSVHTRNVDYTFRRVGLIS, encoded by the coding sequence ATGATCCCGCGTTACACCCTTCCAGAGATAGAAAAGATCTGGAGTGACGAGCAGCGTTTCACCTACTGGCTGGAGATCGAAATCCTGGCCTGCGAGGCCCAGAGTCAGATGGGCAAGATACCCGCCTCCGCGGTGGAGAATATCCGCACCCGGGCCAGGTTCGATGTGGCGCGCGTGCTGGAAATCGAGGAAGAGGTCAAGCACGACGTGATCGCGTTCCTGACCAACGTGGCCGAGTACGTGGGCGAGGATTCGCGTTTCATCCACCAGGGCATGACCAGTTCCGACCTTCTTGACACCACTCTGGCCCTGCAGATGCGCGAGGCCGGCCGTCTGATCCTGGACCAGTTGGAGAACAAGGTGCTGCCCGCGGTCAAGCGGCGCGCCCTGGAGCACAAGGATACCCTGATGATGGGCCGCAGCCACGGCATCCACGCCGAGCCCATCACTTTCGGCCTCAAGATGGCCCTCTGGTACGATGAGCTGGTGCGCGGGGTCGAGCGCCTGCGCCGGGCGGTGGACAACGCCTCGGTGGGCAAGATCAGCGGCGCGGTGGGCACCTACGCCCACATGGAGCCCCAGGTCGAGGAGTATGTCTGCGCCAGGCTGGGCCTCAAGCCGGCCAATATCAGCACCCAGATCATCCAGCGCGACCTGCACGCCGAGTACATGGCCGCCCTGGCCGTGCTGGCCGGCTCGATCGACAAGTTCGCCCTTGAGATCCGCCACCTTCAGCGCACCGAGGTGCTGGAGGCGGAGGAGTATTTCTCGAAGGGCCAGAAAGGCTCGAGCGCCATGCCACACAAGCGCAACCCGATAGTGAGCGAGCGTCTCTGCGGCATGGCCCGTATCATCCGGGGCAACTGCCTGGCCGCGTTCGAGAACCAGGCCCTCTGGCACGAGCGCGACATCTCGCACAGCAGCGTGGAGCGGGTGATCCTTCCCGACAGCACGATGACTGTCTACTACATGCTGGTCAAGTTCGGCCAGCTGGTGGACAAGCTGCTGGTGTATCCCGAGAACATGCTCAAGAACCTTAACCGTCTGCACGGGCTGATCTTTTCGCAGCGCGTGCTGCTGGCCCTGACCGAGAAAGGTTTCAGCCGCGAGTCCGGCTACCGGACCGTACAGCGTTGCGCCATGCAGGTCTGGGAAAAGGACGTGGATTTCCTGGAGACCCTGCTGGCCGACCCGGAGGTTGCCGCCGCATTCAGCCGTCAGGAGCTGGAAAGTCTGTTCGACATGAGCGTCCACACCAGGAACGTGGATTATACGTTCCGGCGGGTGGGATTGATTTCCTGA
- a CDS encoding phosphoribosylaminoimidazolesuccinocarboxamide synthase yields the protein MEIIRETDLGIGPVHRGKVRDCYTLGNRLLLVATDRISAFDVVMPGGIPGKGKVLNTLSAFWFDRTRHVVENHIEATDPKKIVSLVPALAGKEAILEGRTALCRRTETVAIECVVRGYLAGSAWQEYKQHGTVAELPMPKGMKENQRFETPLFTPSIKAESGHDENISVERMRSIIGVDLADRIIDKSLSLFEYASEYARGRGILIADTKFEFGLLDGRLVLIDEIFTPDSSRFWLAENYRAGEKQKGFDKQPLRDWLQNLTDQGKWDKTPPGPELPADVVGYMSDLYKTAFRMITGKEIG from the coding sequence ATGGAAATAATCAGGGAGACAGACCTCGGAATCGGCCCGGTGCACCGGGGCAAAGTGCGTGACTGCTACACTCTGGGCAACCGGCTTCTGCTGGTCGCCACCGACCGGATCAGCGCGTTTGACGTGGTGATGCCGGGCGGCATCCCCGGCAAAGGCAAGGTGCTCAACACCCTGAGCGCTTTCTGGTTCGACCGCACGCGCCACGTGGTGGAGAACCACATCGAGGCCACGGACCCAAAGAAAATAGTGTCTCTCGTTCCGGCCCTGGCTGGTAAGGAAGCTATCCTCGAGGGCCGCACCGCCCTCTGCCGCCGCACCGAGACAGTGGCCATCGAGTGCGTGGTGCGCGGCTACCTGGCCGGCAGCGCCTGGCAGGAATACAAGCAGCACGGCACCGTTGCCGAGCTGCCCATGCCCAAGGGCATGAAAGAGAACCAGCGTTTCGAGACTCCCCTGTTCACCCCCTCGATCAAGGCCGAGAGCGGCCACGACGAGAACATCTCGGTCGAGCGGATGCGCTCGATCATCGGCGTCGACCTGGCCGACCGGATCATCGACAAATCGCTGTCCCTGTTCGAGTACGCCTCGGAGTACGCCCGCGGTCGGGGAATTCTGATCGCTGACACCAAGTTCGAGTTCGGGCTGCTGGACGGCCGCCTGGTGCTGATCGATGAAATATTCACCCCGGACAGCAGCCGGTTCTGGCTGGCCGAGAATTACCGCGCCGGCGAGAAGCAGAAAGGCTTCGACAAGCAGCCCCTGCGTGACTGGCTGCAGAACCTGACCGACCAGGGCAAGTGGGACAAGACCCCTCCGGGCCCCGAGCTTCCGGCGGATGTGGTCGGCTACATGAGCGACCTGTACAAGACCGCCTTCCGGATGATCACCGGCAAAGAGATCGGTTGA
- a CDS encoding trypsin-like peptidase domain-containing protein, giving the protein MRSSLISFLLVTLLALFVFSLLRQRPAVPPSPAARTAQAPSVSSVKPEAEGDSFSLGGSLWAGESEHPDYSRRGLDSLQETLGNGRRNAIVRAAERVAPAVVSVTVSQTQVVNTPVRDFFGYFYIPSERKVENLGSGFIFNSRGYILTNQHVVDQATGIKVSTSLGETFDAALVGQDDNTDLAVLKIDPGKTQPAVAPLGDSDDLCIGEWAIAIGSPFGLLLDDPQPTVTVGVISAVGRDIRPDRGAEGKVYANMIQTDAAINPGNSGGPLLNALGEVVGINTFIFTQSGGSVGMGFAIPINRARRIAEDLIRGGKVRHPWLGVRVQDLSREIAAGLGYKEGEYNQGVLVADVQRLSPAAASGAVRPGDLIAELNGRRVRSSEDWAGEMLDVRVGEPVSLSLLRDGRSTSVQLTPVEQPTDRAERYRTGLGFSMIDLTPEVRSQLEVRVDHGAVILEITDSDLVTAGTLLQYDVLYQIGNVQIKNAEQAVKILADIPRGRYGVLFIERDNRSIRRYITG; this is encoded by the coding sequence TTGAGAAGTTCCCTGATCTCGTTCCTTCTGGTCACTCTTCTGGCCCTGTTTGTCTTCTCTCTTCTCCGTCAACGCCCGGCTGTTCCCCCGTCGCCCGCGGCCCGGACCGCGCAGGCCCCCTCGGTCTCCTCGGTCAAGCCCGAAGCCGAGGGCGACAGTTTCAGCCTGGGAGGCTCGCTGTGGGCGGGAGAGTCGGAGCACCCGGACTACAGCCGCCGCGGGCTGGACAGTCTCCAGGAGACCCTGGGCAACGGACGGCGCAACGCCATTGTGCGCGCCGCCGAGCGCGTGGCCCCGGCCGTGGTCAGCGTGACCGTGTCCCAGACCCAGGTGGTCAACACCCCGGTGCGCGATTTCTTCGGCTATTTCTACATCCCCAGCGAGCGCAAGGTGGAGAACCTGGGCAGCGGCTTCATTTTCAACAGCCGGGGCTATATCCTGACCAACCAGCACGTGGTGGACCAGGCCACGGGGATCAAGGTCTCGACCAGCCTGGGCGAAACTTTCGACGCCGCCCTGGTGGGCCAGGACGACAACACCGATCTGGCCGTGCTGAAAATCGATCCCGGCAAGACCCAGCCGGCCGTGGCCCCGCTGGGCGACAGCGACGATCTCTGCATCGGCGAGTGGGCCATCGCCATCGGCAGCCCGTTCGGCCTTCTGCTGGATGACCCCCAGCCCACGGTGACCGTGGGCGTGATCAGCGCCGTGGGCCGTGACATCCGCCCAGACCGCGGCGCCGAGGGCAAGGTCTACGCCAACATGATCCAGACCGACGCCGCGATCAACCCCGGCAACTCGGGCGGCCCCCTGCTCAACGCCCTGGGTGAGGTGGTGGGGATCAACACGTTCATTTTCACCCAGAGCGGCGGCTCGGTGGGCATGGGTTTCGCCATCCCGATCAACCGCGCTCGGCGGATCGCCGAGGACCTGATCCGCGGCGGCAAGGTCCGCCACCCCTGGCTGGGCGTGCGGGTCCAGGACCTGAGCCGCGAGATTGCCGCCGGGCTGGGCTACAAGGAGGGCGAGTACAACCAGGGCGTGCTGGTGGCGGATGTGCAGCGGCTCTCCCCTGCCGCCGCCAGCGGCGCGGTCCGCCCCGGCGATCTGATCGCGGAGTTGAACGGAAGGCGTGTGCGCTCCAGCGAGGATTGGGCCGGCGAGATGCTGGACGTGCGCGTGGGCGAACCGGTGAGCCTGAGCCTGCTGCGCGATGGCCGCAGCACGAGCGTGCAGCTCACCCCGGTCGAGCAGCCCACCGACCGCGCCGAGCGCTACCGCACCGGCCTGGGATTTTCGATGATCGACCTCACCCCCGAGGTGCGCAGCCAACTCGAGGTGCGGGTCGACCACGGCGCGGTGATCCTCGAGATCACCGACTCCGACCTGGTGACAGCCGGCACGCTGTTGCAGTACGATGTCCTCTACCAGATCGGCAACGTGCAGATCAAGAACGCCGAGCAGGCGGTTAAAATCCTGGCCGATATCCCGCGCGGGCGTTACGGGGTGCTGTTCATCGAGCGCGACAACCGCAGCATCCGGCGCTACATCACCGGCTGA